From Candidatus Tisiphia endosymbiont of Melanophora roralis, a single genomic window includes:
- a CDS encoding cation diffusion facilitator family transporter translates to MTNSEHQILIKSSSYLSFSIAVFILFIKSYAWLVTDSQSILASLIDTMLDISSSLINLIAIRFSLQPPDYHHRFGHEKIQDLAIFSQAVFFVVSGLFMGFSSLRSLIDGSVPSNIESGINILYLCIILTVILVAYQTYVIKKTSSEIIKVDKLHYFTDLLTNVGVIVSIKLSTHFWFIDSLFGIGIAIYIIYASYALFRKAFKNLIDEEMPEEDRKKILSIITRFKEVKGIHEMKTRYAASKPFIQCHIEMDGDMSLYSSHYISDKIYIALLLEFPGAEIIIHLDPYGYEEKVNYRENINQI, encoded by the coding sequence ATGACTAATTCAGAACATCAAATTTTAATCAAGTCCTCATCTTATTTGTCTTTTAGTATAGCTGTATTCATTTTATTTATTAAATCTTATGCATGGCTGGTAACTGATTCTCAATCTATTCTAGCGTCTTTAATTGATACTATGCTTGATATTTCATCATCTCTTATTAATTTGATTGCTATTCGTTTTTCACTGCAGCCACCTGATTATCACCATAGATTTGGTCATGAAAAAATCCAAGATTTAGCAATTTTTTCACAAGCAGTATTCTTTGTTGTTTCGGGTTTATTTATGGGTTTTTCTTCTTTAAGGTCTCTTATTGATGGATCAGTTCCAAGCAATATAGAATCTGGCATTAATATACTATATTTGTGCATTATCCTAACTGTTATTTTGGTGGCTTATCAAACTTATGTGATAAAAAAAACTAGTTCTGAAATAATCAAAGTAGATAAATTACATTATTTTACAGATTTACTAACAAATGTTGGCGTAATTGTTTCTATAAAATTAAGTACTCATTTTTGGTTTATAGATTCATTATTTGGCATTGGTATTGCAATATATATAATATATGCCTCTTATGCTTTATTCAGAAAAGCTTTTAAAAATCTTATTGATGAAGAAATGCCTGAAGAAGATAGAAAAAAAATTCTCTCAATAATTACTAGATTTAAAGAAGTAAAAGGTATACACGAAATGAAGACTAGATATGCTGCAAGTAAGCCGTTTATACAATGTCACATAGAAATGGACGGAGATATGTCATTGTATAGTTCTCATTATATTAGTGATAAAATTTATATTGCATTGTTATTAGAGTTTCCAGGTGCAGAAATAATTATTCACCTAGATCCATATGGTTATGAGGAAAAAGTGAATTACCGTGAAAACATCAACCAAATTTAA
- a CDS encoding nucleoside deaminase has translation MEEALKQAQLAFNENEIPVGAIIVNRISNKVISKAHNIVEQTKNPLLHAEIIAINQSCQILSSKNLSDCDMYVTLEPCTMCAAAISFARIGRLFYAANDPKQGGVENGGRFFNSKSCFYHPEIYSGFSAKISENLMKEFFKKVRSLE, from the coding sequence ATGGAGGAGGCTTTAAAGCAGGCACAACTTGCTTTTAATGAAAATGAAATTCCGGTAGGTGCTATTATAGTTAATAGAATAAGTAACAAAGTTATTTCAAAGGCTCATAATATTGTTGAACAAACAAAGAATCCGCTACTCCATGCTGAAATTATCGCAATAAATCAATCTTGTCAAATTCTATCTAGTAAGAATCTATCAGACTGTGATATGTATGTTACTTTAGAACCATGTACAATGTGTGCTGCTGCAATATCTTTCGCTAGAATAGGCAGATTATTTTATGCAGCAAATGACCCAAAACAGGGAGGAGTTGAGAATGGTGGGCGTTTCTTTAATAGTAAATCTTGTTTTTACCATCCTGAAATATATAGTGGTTTTTCAGCAAAAATTTCTGAGAATTTAATGAAGGAATTTTTTAAAAAAGTCAGATCACTGGAATAG